A single genomic interval of Melospiza melodia melodia isolate bMelMel2 unplaced genomic scaffold, bMelMel2.pri scaffold_175, whole genome shotgun sequence harbors:
- the LOC134433291 gene encoding kallikrein-14-like, with translation MIPEEDESRIIGGWPCSVAQIPEEDESRIIGDRPCSVAQLPKEDESRIIGGRPCSVAQLPEEDESRIIGGRPCSVAQLPEEDESRIIGGRPCSVAQLPEEDESRIIGGQPCSVAQIPEEDESRIIGGRPCSVAQLPEEDESRIIGGRPCSVAQRPFQVALIKRGQILCGGSLVGARWVLTAAHCKQPIRDLQVLIGTNTLRSGTGQVRRVQRLQVHPAYNPRRNDNDFMLLHLDAPVRFGPRVKKIRPATRCPRAGQNCSVSGWGTTKSPGAKLPRDLQCAQVQTFGPEQCARAYGSAVTRNMFCAGVPQGGVDSCQGDSGGPLVCGGYLQGVVSWGLAVCGQRGNPGVYSNVCRATPWIRRVIGSDQ, from the exons ATGA TTCCCGAGGAGGACGAGTCGCGGATCATCGGGGGCTGGCCCTGCTCCGTGGCCCAGA TTCCCGAGGAGGACGAGTCGCGGATCATCGGGGACCGGCCCTGCTCCGTGGCCCAGC TTCCCAAGGAGGACGAGTCGCGGATCATCGGGGGCCGGCCCTGCTCCGTGGCCCAGC TTCCCGAGGAGGACGAGTCGCGGATCATCGGGGGCCGGCCCTGCTCCGTGGCCCAGC TTCCCGAGGAGGACGAGTCGCGGATCATCGGGGGCCGGCCCTGCTCCGTGGCCCAGC TTCCCGAGGAGGACGAGTCGCGGATCATCGGGGGCCAGCCCTGCTCCGTGGCCCAGA TTCCTGAGGAGGACGAGTCACGGATCATCGGGGGCCGGCCCTGCTCCGTGGCCCAGC TTCCCGAGGAGGACGAGTCGCGGATCATCGGGGGCCGGCCCTGCTCCGTGGCCCAGCGCCCCTTCCAGGTGGCGCTCATCAAGCGGGGGCAGATCCTGTGCGGGGGCAGCCTGGTGGGGGCGCGCTGGGTGCTGACCGCCGCCCACTGCAAACAGCCAAtcag GGATCTCCAGGTGCTGATCGGCACCAACACGCTGCGCTCAGGTACGGGCCAGGTGCGCCGCGTGCAGCGTCTCCAGGTGCACCCCGCCTACAACCCGCGGCGCAACGACAACGACTTCATGCTGCTGCACCTGGACGCACCTGTGCGCTTCGGGCCCCGCGTCAAGAAAATCCGCCCGGCCACCAGGTGTCCCCGGGCGGGGCAGAACTGCAGCGTGTCCGGCTGGGGCACCACCAAATCACCTGGAG CCAAGCTGCCGCGGGACCTGCAGTGCGCGCAGGTGCAGACCTTCGGGCCCGAGCAGTGCGCCCGCGCCTACGGCAGCGCCGTCACCAGGAACATGTTCTGCGCAGGTGTGCCCCAGGGCGGCGTCGACTCCTGCCAG GGTGACTCAGGTGGCCCTCTGGTGTGCGGGGGGTACCTGCAGGGCGTGGTCTCCTGGGGCCTGGCCGTGTGCGGTCAGCGCGGGAACCCCGGCGTGTACAGCAACGTCTGCCGCGCCACGCCCTGGATACGCCGCGTCATCGGCAgcgaccaatga